A stretch of Phragmites australis chromosome 12, lpPhrAust1.1, whole genome shotgun sequence DNA encodes these proteins:
- the LOC133887183 gene encoding 3-ketoacyl-CoA synthase 20-like yields MSGQETAGRHSPGSLKLCYHLAVSNAHYLLLATAAAAVVLHLSRHTFSDLTAAAQTALAANLSLTIALLGVLAVLATAYVLRRPRAVYLFDFACYKPGPEHTVTREIFMRQSAAAGVFTDDNLAFQRKILERSGLGQGTYFPKAVHNSPPNPCMAEARAEAEAVMFGAIDQVLAKTGVRARDIGIVVVNCSLFNPTPSLSAMIVNHYKLRGNVASYNLGGMGCSAGLISIDLAKQLLQVHRNTYALVVSMENITLNWYWGNNRSMLISNCIFRMGGAAVLLTNRSADRRRAKYQLMHTVRTHRGPDGRAYRCVFQEEDEAGRVGVAISKDLMAVAGEALKTNITTLGPLVLPMSEQILFLASLIGKKVLGLRIKPYMPDFKMAFEHFCIHAGGRAVLDTIEKNLDLSGWHMEPSRMTLYRWGNTSSSSLWYELAYTEAQGRVRRGHRAWQIAFGSGLKCNSAVWCALRTINPAKEKCGNPWVEEVHQFPVEVPKVASVVAAS; encoded by the exons ATGAGCGGCCAGGAAACTGCCGGCCGCCACAGCCCGGGCAGCCTGAAGCTGTGCTACCACCTCGCAGTCTCCAACGCGCACTACCTCCTCCTGGccacggcggccgcggcggtggTCCTGCACCTGTCCCGCCACACCTTCTCCGACCTCACCGCCGCGGCGCAGACCGCACTCGCCGCCAACCTGTCCCTCACCATCGCGTTGCTCGGTGTCCTCGCCGTCCTCGCCACCGCCTACGTCTTGCGCCGCCCGCGCGCCGTGTACCTGTTCGACTTCGCGTGCTACAAGCCCGGGCCGGAGCACACGGTCACCCGCGAGATCTTCATGCGGCAGTCGGCCGCCGCGGGCGTCTTCACCGACGACAACCTCGCCTTCCAGCGCAAGATCCTCGAGCGGTCGGGGCTGGGCCAGGGGACCTACTTCCCCAAGGCGGTGCACAACTCGCCGCCCAACCCGTGCATGGCGGAGGCGCGCGCCGAGGCGGAGGCCGTCATGTTCGGCGCCATCGACCAGGTGCTCGCCAAAACGGGGGTGCGCGCCAGGGACATCGGGATCGTTGTGGTGAATTGCAGCCTGTTCAACCCGACGCCGTCGCTGTCGGCCATGATCgtcaaccactacaagctccgCGGGAACGTCGCCAGCTACAACCTCGGAGGCATGGGGTGCAGCGCCGGGCTGATCTCCATCGACCTCGCCAAGCAGCTGCTCCAG GTGCACCGGAACACGTACGCGCTGGTGGTGAGCATGGAGAACATCACACTCAACTGGTACTGGGGCAACAATCGATCCATGCTCATATCCAACTGCATCTTCCGCATGGGCGGCGCCGCCGTGCTACTCACCAACCGCAGCGCCGACCGCCGTCGGGCCAAGTACCAGCTCATGCACACGGTCCGCACCCACCGAGGCCCCGACGGCCGCGCGTACCGGTGCGTGTtccaggaggaggacgaggcggGCCGCGTGGGTGTGGCCATCTCCAAGGACCTCATggccgtcgccggcgaggcGCTCAAGACCAACATCACCACGCTCGGCCCGCTGGTGCTGCCCATGTCGGAGCAGATCCTCTTCCTCGCCTCGCTCATCGGCAAGAAGGTCCTGGGCCTCAGGATCAAGCCCTACATGCCGGATTTCAAGATGGCGTTCGAGCACTTCTGCATCCATGCGGGCGGGCGCGCCGTTCTGGACACCATCGAGAAGAACCTCGACTTGAGCGGGTGGCACATGGAGCCGTCACGGATGACGTTGTACCGGTGGGGGAACACGTCCAGCAGCTCGCTGTGGTACGAGCTGGCGTACACGGAGGCGCAGGGCCGGGTGCGCCGCGGCCACCGGGCGTGGCAGATCGCGTTCGGGTCAGGGTTGAAATGCAACAGCGCGGTGTGGTGCGCGCTGCGGACCATCAACCCGGCCAAGGAGAAATGTGGCAATCCCTGGGTGGAGGAGGTCCACCAATTCCCTGTCGAGGTGCCCAAGGTGGCGAGCGTAGTTGCGGCGTCGTGA